One window from the genome of Canis aureus isolate CA01 chromosome 18, VMU_Caureus_v.1.0, whole genome shotgun sequence encodes:
- the LOC144288500 gene encoding uncharacterized protein LOC144288500 yields the protein MIGLRASRGACREALPPGEMLRFFGCRPRQPGAQDHEAWLCRHLLQVPSHLCSRRSPSPGASPPPAALACASGNYQDSGPASERVAAGASTRKPARRRGECCAQDRESEKPPRRRHRCKHTRVYSQARAWLQVHPTQRSRDLDPETKRRSSFVGARGPWDCNIRRKLHSHVGPHAGGRLNYILLL from the exons ATGATCGGTCTCCGAGCCTCACGTGGAGCCTGCCGGGAAGCCCTGCCGCCCGGGGAGATGCTGCGGTTCTTCGGATGCCGCCCTCGTCAGCCCGGGGCCCAGGACCACGAAGCCTGGCTCTGTAGACACCTGCTTCAGGTCCCCTCGCATTTGTGTTCACg CAGAAGCCCGAGTCCCGGAgcttcccctcctcctgcagccctAGCCTGTGCTTCTGGAAATTATCAGGATTCGGGGCCGGCTTCCGAAAGGGTGGCAGCAGGTGCTTCCACACGGAAACCAGCGAGGCGGCGGggagagtgttgtgcccaagatcgcgaatccgagaaacctccgaggagacgacaccgatgcaaacacacgagggtttattcacaagctcgagcttggctccaagtgcacccgacacagcggagcagggacttggaccctgagactaagaggcgcaGCAGCTTTGTAGGGGCCCGTGGCCCATGGGATTGTaacatacgcagaaagttgcacagtcatgtgggtccacacgcaggtggccgattgaattacattttactcctatag
- the LOC144288501 gene encoding uncharacterized protein LOC144288501 isoform X1, with protein MAAALPGAAALPPTAVRGASLTRLLGPPAPPTPQPSADPLRFRLPPPVFSRSQNGMASPRNMNRTPSRNRIGCDSVIRPRERDLVGGEEQNEREMDKLTLH; from the exons ATGGCGGCTGCACTTCCGGGCGCGGCTGCACTTCCGCCCACGGCCGTCCGCGGAGCCTCCCTCACGAGGCTCCTCGGCCCACcggcccccccgaccccccagcCTAGCGCAGACCCGTTGCGGTTCCGGTTGCCGCCGCCGGTTTTCAGTCGGTCACAAAACGGGATGGCGTCACCCCGCAACATGAACAGGACTCCATCAAGAAACCGAATTGGCTGTGACTCAGTCATACGGCCG agagagagagatcttgtggggggtgaggagcagaatgagagggaaatggacaagctgactctgcattga
- the LOC144288501 gene encoding uncharacterized protein LOC144288501 isoform X2: MAAALPGAAALPPTAVRGASLTRLLGPPAPPTPQPSADPLRFRLPPPVFSRSQNGMASPRNMNRTPSRNRIGCDSVIRPVSPASHVASLKFEWERERSCGG, from the exons ATGGCGGCTGCACTTCCGGGCGCGGCTGCACTTCCGCCCACGGCCGTCCGCGGAGCCTCCCTCACGAGGCTCCTCGGCCCACcggcccccccgaccccccagcCTAGCGCAGACCCGTTGCGGTTCCGGTTGCCGCCGCCGGTTTTCAGTCGGTCACAAAACGGGATGGCGTCACCCCGCAACATGAACAGGACTCCATCAAGAAACCGAATTGGCTGTGACTCAGTCATACGGCCGGTGAGTCCCGCCTCTCATGTGGCCTCGTTGAAATTCGAATGGG agagagagagatcttgtggggggtga